A genomic window from Phoenix dactylifera cultivar Barhee BC4 chromosome 7, palm_55x_up_171113_PBpolish2nd_filt_p, whole genome shotgun sequence includes:
- the LOC103702382 gene encoding phosphoglycolate phosphatase 2, with amino-acid sequence MVRISKADEVPWRRTMRSSNADVRRFRHFSRPYAAAVAGRPTALSRESRRLVLLMAAGEAQKESEERRGGEALMADRVRKEPPCQPLSPQTARSLAESVDAFLFDCDGVIWKGDKLIEGVSEALQALRSMGKKLVFVTNNSRKSRKQYAKKFAAFGLDVSEDEIFSSSFAAAMFLKLKNFPKDKKVYVVGEEGILEELELAGFTCLGGPEDGKKNIQLKSNLWFEHDKSVGAVVVGLDQHINFYKLQYATLCIRENPGCLFIATNRDAVGHFTDLQEWPGAGCMVAAICGSTQREPIVVGKPSTFVMDFLLERFQFDTSKMCMVGDRLDTDILFGQNAGCKTLLVLSGVTTLLELQSPSNSIHPDYYARSVFDVIELLRT; translated from the exons ATGGTCAGAATTTCTAAGGCCGACGAAGTCCCATGGAGACGCACGATGCGCAGTTCTAATGCAGATGTGCGGCGGTTCCGTCACTTTAGTCGCCCATACGCTGCGGCTGTGGCTGGTCGGCCTACGGCTCTCTCGAGAGAAAGCCGCCGTCTTGTTCTTCTCATGGCGGCCGGAGAAGCGCAAAAGGAGTCCGAGGAACGTAGAGGAGGAGAAGCGCTGATGGCTGATAGGGTCAGAAAGGAGCCTCCTTGCCAGCCCCTTTCACCTCAGACCGCGAGATCCCTCGCCGAATCCGTCGATGCCTTCCTCTTCGACTGCGACG GAGTCATCTGGAAGGGCGATAAGCTTATCGAAGGTGTTTCCGAGGCGTTGCAAGCTCTCCGATCGATG GGGAAGAAGCTGGTTTTTGTGACGAACAACTCGAGGAAGTCGAGGAAGCAGTACGCCAAGAAGTTCGCTGCTTTCGGGCTTGATGTTAGCGAG GATGAGATCTTCTCGTCTTCATTTGCAGCAGCAATGTTTTTGAAGTTGAAAAACTTTCCTAAAGATAAAAAG GTTTATGTTGTCGGTGAGGAAGGCATATTGGAAGAACTTGAACTAGCTGGTTTTACATGCTTAGGTGGTCCT GAAGATGGCAAGAAGAACATACAGCTAAAGTCAAACTTGTGGTTTGAACATGACAAAAGT GTTGGAGCTGTTGTTGTTGGACTTGATCAGCACATCAACTTTTACAAACTCCA GTATGCAACTCTGTGTATCCGTGAGAACCCTGGGTGCCTTTTCATTGCCACCAACCGTGATGCTGTTGGTCACTTTACAGACTTGCAAGAATGGCCAG GTGCTGGATGCATGGTTGCTGCAATATGTGGATCAACACAGCGAGAACCTATTGTTGTCGGGAAGCCATCAACCTTCGTGATGGATTTTCTATTAGAGAG GTTCCAATTTGATACTTCTAAAATGTGCATGGTTGGTGACAGATTGGACACTGATATACTTTTTGGGCAAAATGCTGGCTGCAAGACCCTTCTTGTTCTCTCAG GTGTGACCACTTTATTGGAACTTCAGAGTCCTTCAAATAGCATCCATCCGGATTATTATGCGAGAAGTGTATTTGATGTTATCGAGCTATTACGAACTTGA